The Carassius carassius chromosome 37, fCarCar2.1, whole genome shotgun sequence genomic sequence TTTATATAAAGGAGTTTTCCAGTTGTCCTATGTAGGGTTACCAGAGGCGCAAGCAGGGAAATACCCTAggtggattattttattttattttttattttattttattttattttattttacagttgtcCTACGTAGGGTTGCAAGATATGCCGGAGCATTTTCCTGGaaagcatttaatttaatttaatttaatttaattatgttttgtactgtcacaaagcaaaaaaataatataaaaataaaatacatttggggggacccagacatgttcttgacaggttaTGTGAGATTCCCCCACACTAATGCTCTCCCTTGAGAGGCTTTGAATAGTGAAGGGTTGCTCAGAAGGTCAGAACATGTGActgttttatgtgtgtatgtttgtttatgagGTGGATTGAGATTGACAGGATAGGGAGGGGATGGACTCATCCTTGTGTTCATTACCTCTCACTGACCTTGCTGAGTGATGGATCTAATAGCCAGAGAGTTAACCGACCTACACAGCCTGACCCTGTCCTCTATCACTCTCACTAGCTCTCCCTAAAACCTCATGTACAATGATAAGGAAATACTTCATTCAGTAACTCCTTAGAGAGCTCAACCTATACATCAATGTGTAGCAATCATGCATAATACATCACAGAGTTAGATAGAGTTGTCCCTCAGCTTACAATGTAAAAACTCCTTCTGTTGTCGAAAAGTGTAAATGATGTTCTGGATGTACTTTACACCAATAATGACTTTCCTCCCTCAGGTGATTTTGTGGGGCCGCACAGAGAAATGTTTAAAAGAGACATGTGAGGAGATTTCCATGACTGGAACAGAGTGCCATTACTTTGTGTGCGACGTGGGCAACAGAGAGGAAGTGTACCAGCAAGCCAAAGTGCTCAGGGAAAAGGTATATTTAAACCCTTCATTCCTTGTCTCAAGAGATCAATAAAAGATATTTTAGCCAAAAGGACTTTACATAGTGACCCCGTCTCAAACATACACCCACAAGACTGTAAGgtttctttttttgtcatttaagatTTCAGAATGGTGCTCTCTAGCACCCCCTTTTTGGCTGCTAGGGTTTAGGCTAAGGATTTTCAAGTATTTTAATGCCGAAGACTCCCATTCTTTATATAGGCTAGTGCTTTTTTGTCTGTGGGACCCTTGTTCATGCtgtattctaaataaaaaattgcattatttatattaattttacataatgtacataattacataatttccataattttttacataataatcatttccgagcagctgagtccttagccttCTTCAAAAACACATCTCTTGCATCTTTATTAGAcactctaactctagcactctcaaATCTAATTCGATTTAATTCTAAACTTGgtccttttagacttgcactctattcatttactaactatggaatgatattgcggactttattcaaaaggcattgcaaattgtatttgcaattgcgttttcaatttgtggacgcataaaatgtgacataatccaaacgcaaatgcaaatcgcgcattaccgttttcattttcgattaagtgaacgcacagtgtctgccaaatttaaaatggaaatgcaaagtccgtttgcaattgtgtttcccatatcttaggagctatgagcctgtcatatttaaatagcaatattaattacaacatttgccttttcactctctctgcactgtgcatgttaactgccaaaactcaaatggaatcgcaataccttttgcatttgaatttccaacgtctacacggaaacctgtcaatcaagtgacaggggtggggccgttttattgggcgtgtttgcattgggaagtaacgatcgtactaaaatgtaatatgtttttactagggtaaatatgagttaacgatagtgtttataattaagccacagtagccacaaatgtacagttgtcttagacgaattctccttgattcagcagctgcacgatgtacagcagagagtcctgtcttgaatctagagatctggtgctACTTCAGTGTAGctttggtagctcagtggttagtgactgtcatctctcacggcatacagtcttttagcgcgtgttcgaaacccgggccgacacagacgttctttatttttttgtttatcctactaacttcagccgccaaacgggcgatcatacagtgaggaaaattgcagtagtcaaggcgagctgacatgttatcaagtacgctgctgtttgcagaattaccggacctgcgtcctcgcagacatcacactcccgagtcgaatgcacaaagtctgaactactgaggatgcaagtccgaaatcagtggctgaagttagtaggataaacaaaaaaataaagaacgtctgtgtctgcctgggtttcgaacacgcgcttaAAGACTGTATGCCGTGAGAGATGACattcactaaccactgagctaccaaagCTACACTGAAATAGTatcagatctctagattcaagacaggactctcggctgtacatcgtgcaactgctgaatcaaggagaattcgtctaagacaactgtacatttgtggctactgtggcttaattataaacactatcgttaactcatatttaccctagtaaaaacatattacattttagtacgatcgtcacttcccaatgcaaacacgcccaataaaacggccccacccctgtcacttgattgacaggtttccgtgtagacgttggaaattcaaatgcaaaaggtattgcgattccatttgagttttggcagtttacatccacagtgcagagagagtgaaaaggcaaatgtggtaattaatattgctatttaaatatgacaggctcatagctcctaagatatgggaaacacaattgcaaacggactttgcatttcaattttaaatttggcagacactgtgcattcacttaatcgaaaatgaaaacggtaatgcgcgatttgcatttgcgtttggattatgtcacattttatgcgtccacaaattgaaaacgcaattgcaaatacaatttgcaatgccttttgaataaagtccgcaatatcattccataactaacactagcttctctaatctttttgtattctatgttttctttttatttgttattcaattaacaaaagcaaaaaaggcttGTAACACTTTGTTGCTCTAtttttctatctgtttttttattttattttctaatttccaaaaaaaaaaaaaaagatcttgctCCATGTGCTGCGTTAAGCTaattgagacttgttatagcacttgcatatcattgctcttttttgattttgtttgcttcCATTTTCCTCATTTTTAAGTAACCTTGGATAAAAGGATCTGccacatgattaaatgtaaatgtaataattaataatcttcagtgttggggagtaactagttacatgtaacggcgttacgtaatttaattacaaaattattgtaactgtaattagttacagttactatgaaaaaatgagtaattaaattacagttacttatgaaattttttacgattacaaaggggattacatttgaatatttacacacatccacatacacatttaactgatttctttcccaaattgcactgactattctgagacataccgccctaataatttccgggatgcggaaatacagtctggttcgtagaatccagtcataaaaacgaaatgcctaacgcggacggaatatgccacattttggatgactaaatcaaaagtaggtcagtacacttgaatcaaaacatgacatcgacaagtgtctgtgaatattaagccccaaaaatgcaaaatatgacttgcacattctgcgtgtctgtggagatcaggcgcggactggacaccgggagaaccgggacaattctcggtggcctggcagccgattttgcccgctattttaatatcattattgtataattgcctgccgaatgtactaaagcgatcatttgcgaatccgccatttgagaattaaatctctaataagtcatgaattgttagtcatgactcgcgcgctctccgcgcctccgccaaacggtttggatcagactcagagtaatcaatgcgagagagagagagagagagagagagagagagagagagagagagagagaaagagagagaatacagtggactgctggagcagagaagcagaactcctgttcagggtttcaggtcagtttcatctgtaaagatgcttttttgtcacgttgctcatcagtcatcactcaaaatactatataaagcacatcattattatctgttgtaatgttacagtagtaatttagctgaaaaaaattcagatttttttttataggtttagggggagctatgacagacaacaacacaacccttacgaaaattaacattttaatatttaactataaatccagagaaaatggttactattgtttaactgtggtaaccaaaaatgtaaaattattttacaaatgtatttatttaagaataaatacaaatccatttgcaaaaaaaaaaaaaaaaggttattttacttttatataggctaataaaagcatggttaatttttgtaagggaaaaacatgactcgtgtacagtattaggattttcctataaagatattgtagagtattgtattgtaaagtatagttttgttcaatcttgagtattaaagtcacgagagatggataacagggcaaaataaagagactgaagagaaaaatagaagtgtaggtgcagttcaggagagaacttttaattattttgcatgtccccaaattaaagatttaaaccttttttatgtcaggtccatgcaaaaaatagttttgtccatgaatttgtttgtatgagtttgaattttccagtctgatttttttcccagtccgcccctcctgtaaattaatggcaaagacatggtttcatttactacacataggcctactgaagctcgcagtgttttcaacctctgctgcctcaatataggagtacacgagcacataaacataatttctagaactgctctgtgtcacttcatgtgcattttacttattttgagaaaactatcatcatatacaaagagacagcagtttaaaaaaacaccaatgtttcaggagtttattacacagaatatgtcacatgcttattagataactgtatttaagttgatgtatatgcttttatttattattctttaattttcacaaatttagaaaagtaatcaaaaagtactcaaaagtaattagttacattactttaataaagtaattgaaaaagttacactactattacattttaaacagggtaacttgtaatctgtaacctattacatttccaaagtaaccttcccaacactgataatcttttattttccttggaaccaaaatattaaaattttacttaTCCACACAGTAAATTTGGCTCTAAATGATGTGGTCTAACACAGGTCGGGGATGTCACCATTCTTGTCAATAATGCAGCTGTTGTCCATGGAAAAAATCTTATGGACAGTGACGATGACGCACTCCTGAAAACCCAGCACATAAACACACTTGGACAGTTCTGGGTAAGAAACTAATCAATATCTTAACTTATTTGCTGCTTAAATGCTCAATTTGTTGTAGTGCAGTAACCCTGATTTGAACCTAACATGAACTCTAGATACTCCTGTGTTTTGCAGAACATTTTTCAGTTACTTAACGTTAAGTCACTTGTCATGCTGTAATTCTTGGAAGCGTTCCTCATCATTTAAGCATGTTTTTGCCAAAAGAGAAAAAGTAACACCGCATTCCTCGCATAGAAGAGTCAGACAAAAATACAAGAGAGATTCACAAACAAAAGCGAATGGTACTAAAAGAACTGGTGGAATAggtaaagttaaacatttagaagaaaATGGACTGATTTAGGCTACACACAGTCATGCTTTTTAGGACACATTCATAGTCAATGAGAACAAGAGCTGATCATTGGAGACTTTAGTTGCAGTAGTAGCTCATGCTGAGGATTGCTGTAATATATTGTTGCTCTAATCTCAAACACATGGCGTTTTCTGAATGCCAGTTTTACATAGAGTTTTGCAGAGGAGCCATCATATGACTTGAGATCAAACACTAAATGTGGGCTCATATTTCTGCTGAGCCGGTCAAATATGCTTGTTGACTTTCACCAAAGGTAGTCTAGAGAATACTAGACAATTAACACATTCCCGACCCCGAAGTTCTGAAGCTTTCATTGTTATTGCTGGATTTTCCAGAAGATGGTTGAGGGAACAGAACAATGTGTAATTGTGTCTGTCTCCCCCACAGACCACGAAAGCATTTCTTCCTCGCATGCTGGAGCTCTGCAACGGCCACGTGGTGTGCATTAACTccattctctccctctcctccatcCCTGGAGCCATCGACTACTGCACATCCAAGGCCTCGTCTTATGCCTTCATGGAAAGCCTGACGCTAGGCCTGCTGGACTGTCCAGGAGTGGGCTGCTCCACGGTGCTTCCCTTCCATACTGACACAGAGATGTTCCAGGGAATGAGAGTTAGGTAATGAGCTGCTGGGGCTGATAAACATAAAGACCtagttgaaatattttttaaaaagtggtcaATTATTCAATGAATATATGTTTTAGGTTCCCTAAGTTGTTTCCTCCTCTGAATCCTGAGATGGTGGCCGAACGCACTGTAGAAGCTGTAAGGACCAACACTGCCTTTGTTGTCCTGCCATGGACCATGCACTTTCTTGTCATCCTTAAGAGGTGAGACTATCACTGTTGTAGGAATCAGAGCAGAATAACATTTTTATTCGCCATTctgtattacataaaatattattcattattctATGCATTATATATTAGATATTTCAATTGGCTGCACCTAACTTCTTGATTTCTTCACAGTCTTTTGCCCCAATCTGCCCTGGAAGAGATCCATAAGTTTTCAGGAAGCTACACCTGTATGAACACATTCAAAGGACGGACATAAACTTAGAAGCAGTGTGACTGTGAAAAATCctcaaaaccatttttttaatgcaaagcaAGCACTACGTCCAGGAACACCAATCTGTTGCTTTGTGGACGCAAAAAAATTAAAGACTGTGAAAGGGTCATTGGAACAGCGTATCGAGATGGCTTTGTTTTCCCAGGAACTGTAATGTCTGTGAGTTTTATGTGGATAAATTTGGATTTGTTGCCCTATACTGGACTGCACACAGGCATGTAGGTGAATGCGTTCTTTGGATAATGTGATAGTAAGGAGTACAGACTGttacaattaaagggatagtttacccaaaaatgaaaatgtccccatgatttactcaccatcaagcCATCCTAGTGCCATTCTCTTCTGAACTCAAGTACGACAGTTAacggaagctagagattatggtatgtaaagttttaaatatggatattttgctTACACAAACGTATCGATTTGCTTCAGAATGGCTTTATTAATCCCCCGGAGCAGTGTGGAGCACTTtctatgatggatggatgcactttatttggcTTCAGAATCTCAAGCAACattcattataattataacaTTCATCATCTTTATAAAGATTGGAAGAACCAGGACATTttttgtattcgtctgaaagaataaTGTCATATACACTTATAGGTTTGAGGCTGAGTAAATCATAAGGTAAATAAAAGTTTTGgttgtactatccctttaataattttACAATGCTCTGAGGTTTTCATCAGGGCCTGTTTGCCCTTGTAAGGTGTGACTTGGGAGTTTTATAGATTTTCACTGATTTTAAGAAGATTTTTGTAACACAAGTCAAAGTCAAGTCTTCAACCACATACggcaaatgtatatatttttcaaatatttatattttttaagttgctgatataaaatatatttacataaacatcCAATTTCAATATTACGTTTTAGCtgttttctcatttatcttttgGCCATTCTATATATTTCAATCCAAATGTAATACTGTCCaaaacataatacaaaaaaaagttaagattGGAAGTGAATGTTCTTTCTCAAAGTATGTATTTTGgtttaaactaaatatatattttttttatttaagcagtACTGTTTACCACatatattagaaatatattttggccagggaaaaaaaatgtatattcttttGCCTTATGGGACTTGTTTGAAGTAATTCCAGCATGTCTATCTTCATATTACTGTCAACTTCAAATAAACAGTATTTGagcttaaaaaaaacatggtgagTGTTATTTTGTGGGTGTTCATGTTGGTTTGAAAACAGGGAAGTGTCAGTCCCTGGCAGTGTGCTTGTTCTGTCTCTGCCAAAACTCACAGGCATTTCATGGTCAGCATTCCACCGCTGCAGGCCAGCCAATCGTGAGCTCACTGTGGGCAGGGTTGTCATAACACTAACTCCGCTAAACAGGAAAGCACACTGGAGAGGGGTCAGCCACTGGAAGACTAATAGATGAATCTAGAACTTGTCATTTTATTCAGCTTTGTCACTCACACCTAGCCGAACTGCTGATGTTCGCTGTCAGTGCAGCTGTATCGCACCAAACAGATGGGTAGGTAATGCAGTGCCTGTTCACAATTTTCTCCTACGCCTCTATTTGCCAAATTGGATGCAAGATCTAAGACTGTGTAACCTCATAAAATCAAATCTACaggcagatgtttttttttttcagcgtcTCTCCCTCAATTTTTTTCCATGCAGTGCATCCCTGCTGCAGTATTAGAAGACAATAGAGTGTTATCAAAGCACACTGGGGACCGAAACTGACATACAACAGGCACGAAGCCGCTATTACAATTATGTGATTACCAATTCACATCACATTCTTCATTCTACACTCTGCAGTTGCTTTGTGGCTGAAAGGAAAAGTTACTTTCTGAtgaactatataaaataaataatgtacgcTGTGGGAATAATCACCCAAAATGTTGTATAACACAAATGACAAAATCTGAAGAATGAGTCTTGGCATAACTAACGGCAATGATGGACACTGTTGAGAGTGGGATCAGGACATGAAACTGTGTCATGGAGTGCATGTGTGCTGGAGAAGTCAGCTTAAATCTCAGGGGGTGAGTTCAGAGCAAGGTTAGCCAAATAGTAGATAAATCTGAGTGGGTTCTTGGACAGACAACTCACCCTGTGATGAACCCTTTGCCCAGAAAAAATAACTGCTTAATGTGACCCAGGCACCCAGCACAGGTGGAAAAGAAGTAGGAATGGGTACTAGGAGAATTGGTAGGGCATATGGTAACTCGTCCCTGTAACTTGTATTGTAATAGATAACTTCAGGGATGTTGAACATATGCCATTAGCTTTCACAGGTTTGTGAGATCATATTTGAACCAGATTTTGTCAGACTGGTCTGTGTTACCACATATTGTAGTTGTTTGTTTATACCCATGTGTTTCTTATGACAGCATCTCATTAACAAAAGCACGCTTACGTCTGTGCAGTGCATgaatgctaaatgatagcaataGCATTGTCCTTTTCAGTGTTATTAATCCAAGCAGGGTAGGGTTGTGTGGCCACTGCACATCCATCTTTAACTAATGAGTGTGTCAACATAAGGGAAGAGTCCATTGATCTGACATCACAATGTCAGTCAAGAAGAAGAATGTAGACAGTCCCTGCATCCCAATGTGCATATCCACCCTATCGGTCTTAAATAGTATTGAAAAGTACCAACAGAATTTAGGATGGATGGTATGCACAATGGGGCGTAGGCAAAGAGTTTGAAAATGCAGCCGTGTTTGACTAAAAGAAACctctttttaaaaatttaatgttACAGAAATCTTGTGTATAATGCCAGAGATTAtctcattttaaatacatttgatacatataaattactgttttactgtcgACTAAATTTGCCATTGGAAGCAAATGACCGTTTTTTTAATATCTCTTGATAACAAACATGGTGCGTCAACTAACCAGTTTCAGCTTCCCGCCGTTTTTGTACCCTGCGCAAATAACCGCAGCAAGCAGCATGTGATCGATAGCCGCAGAAATGGAGACTTAAATTAAATAGGTATGAACAAACATTGTTAAAGATgctaaaaaattatttcaaagttaAACTATAGGACTTTAGCCCACAAACATGTAGGTTCATCCAATCTCGCAGAAGGTAAGCTAAAATAATCCTTCTTAACCTAATTATTCTGAGGGAAAAGTTGTAATTTTCTGATACTCAAAGTAGGAACACTAGAtaaagcacatgtaaaaaaaGAACTATAAGGTAGCCTGTATATCATATCAGGGTCATTCTACAGAAACGTCCACTTTTGGTATGgcaagatgtcttaaaatagcCTGTATTTccctttttaacatttaaacttagaCCACATTATCAgacaacctatatatatatatatgtaaccacatgtacaattaaattaaagaccacatgtagaattattttagttagttttttttttttgccactggTGTTACCTTCTTAAGTAAGTTTTTATGAATTATTACTGGATTTTTTTCAGCACATGTAATCGGAGTTACAGAACAATAATGATAATGCAACAAATTAGgagattatgttttatttatttttaaaagtgtgattGAATGAtgttcattttcattcagtgtaacacaatatttatgcaaaaattcaaacaacatgcttattctgacgtgtacatattaaaatatctaaaagaataatggagcatactaaattttattgtgttttaaattagtacaaaattcttactgacaaatgggcaaaacctaggatagtggcaaatgttaaaaatgtaaaattacaactcattagtatttggggtgaaagtaattagtcttttaatataTCATAAATTGATTTTagttgtaaatatgcctgacaagattgttacactgaatgacattttactgggtgtcttctgtaaatcaagggaaaatgtatatttatttttttgctcagaaaaacaaaaacaaaattgcaattaaataaaacaacaacagtttaaagcagtattagactttttttaatgcttaaacactttttcgtctttgacccatatatatatatatataaacaagaaaTGATATAATCCTTTAAATCTATGAACACTTGAGTAAAGCAAAATTCAAAGGAAGTAAAATTATCATGCCACATGTgactcattttatttaatgtgatagaaaaacaaaaaaacaaacaaacatgataacACCAGTGACACAATGAATCACCAGTGACATACATTAGACCAAAGATCATTATTCTTCAACTATAACTATTAGATGAGACTACATTGTTACATATGGCATATATTTGGCATTTAGTGAAAGCAGTTAGTAAAAGAACATAAACTGATCTTCACTGGTGTTACCCATAAGgaagaaaaatgcattttacaaaatgtttggTGCAAGGTATCAAACCACACATTGTCAATCATGGTATACTCACTAAATTAAGTAGTTTAATCCATTTATattctagtttttgtttttacaattccCTAACATTAAAGTAGGTCATGCCAGTGACTTCAACTAAAAGCTTCAtatgaaattatgagataaatgaGTACATTTCTGATAACTGAAAAGAGACAGTGGACTAAACATGGGTCTTTCTTCATAGATCTTCAGGAAATAGGAGGAAGGAAGTCAAATGATGTCATCAgtgtgatttttatttcaaaataaattatttttgttaaacggTAACACCAGCGACACAACTCCAGGGGACCactactttatttatatattttaaaatattgatttgacattttttatgtcatttacataatttatttgataGTTATGAATGCATTATTGTATTGTAAATGGTAGAAAAAAAGAGTTTTTGACCTCAAAATAAAGCACTTTCCCTCTGTACGTGGCTGTGGGGACGAGCAGTTTTGAATTTTCCATTCATATTTTTCATTACCTTCATTACGGTGAATatagaaaagacaagaaaataagAAACTGGGAGAAGACAAACATCAGACAGATGTTTTGTGGGTGGACTGCATGTGGAAAAGTGAAAAATGCAATGACAGTATTTACAACACTCATTCTCTGTGCTGTGTTTGTGTTAATGTTGGCTCACCGGGGAATGGTGAGAGCAGCTTAAGTTTCCTACATTTGTGTCAGTGCAATTCAATCATTTAATCAACCTCCAATCACTCACATATTCAGAGCAAAATGAACTTTCTCTTAAAGGCAGTTTTTATACAGCAACCCATGATTAATTTCATACCATATTCTTATTTTCA encodes the following:
- the LOC132118157 gene encoding short-chain dehydrogenase/reductase 3-like, with protein sequence MMEMKVLGCALLFPLQIFFCLLRAIVRLFTRQKRRDLGTDVVLITGGGRGIGRHLAKEFAKQGARKVILWGRTEKCLKETCEEISMTGTECHYFVCDVGNREEVYQQAKVLREKVGDVTILVNNAAVVHGKNLMDSDDDALLKTQHINTLGQFWTTKAFLPRMLELCNGHVVCINSILSLSSIPGAIDYCTSKASSYAFMESLTLGLLDCPGVGCSTVLPFHTDTEMFQGMRVRFPKLFPPLNPEMVAERTVEAVRTNTAFVVLPWTMHFLVILKSLLPQSALEEIHKFSGSYTCMNTFKGRT